One Bos taurus isolate L1 Dominette 01449 registration number 42190680 breed Hereford chromosome 16, ARS-UCD2.0, whole genome shotgun sequence DNA window includes the following coding sequences:
- the TIMM17A gene encoding mitochondrial import inner membrane translocase subunit Tim17-A: MEEYAREPCPWRIVDDCGGAFTMGTIGGGIFQAIKGFRNSPVGVNHRLRGSLTAIKTRAPQLGGSFAVWGGLFSMIDCSMVQIRGKEDPWNSITSGALTGAILAARNGPVAMVGSAAVGGVLLALIEGAGILLTRFASAQFPNGPPFAEDPSQLPSAQLPASPFGEYRQYQ; this comes from the exons ATGGAGGAGTACGCACGCGAGCCCTG CCCCTGGCGCATCGTGGATGACTGCGGTGGGGCCTTCACAATGGGAACCATAGGcggtgggatcttccaggcaatcAAAGGCTTCCGCAATTCTCCAGTG GGAGTAAACCACAGACTACGAGGGAGTTTGACAGCTATTAAAACCAGGGCTCCGCAGTTGGGAG GTAGCTTCGCGGTTTGGGGAGGCCTGTTTTCCATGATCGACTGCAGTATGGTTCAGATCCGAGGGAAGGAAGACCCCTGGAACTCCATCACAAGCGGTGCCTTAACCGGAGCCATCCTGGCGGCAAGAA ACGGGCCAGTGGCCATGGTCGGGTCGGCTGCCGTGGGTGGCGTTCTCCTGGCTCTCATCGAAGGGGCTGGCATCTTGTTGACACGCTTTGCGTCTGCACAGTTTCCCAACG GTCCTCCGTTTGCTGAAGACCCCTCCCAGTTGCCTTCCGCCCAGTTACCAGCCTCGCCCTTCGGGGAGTATCGGCAGTACCAGTAG